Proteins from one Ricinus communis isolate WT05 ecotype wild-type chromosome 9, ASM1957865v1, whole genome shotgun sequence genomic window:
- the LOC8266247 gene encoding dihydrolipoyllysine-residue succinyltransferase component of 2-oxoglutarate dehydrogenase complex 2, mitochondrial, which produces MMLGVLRRRVTTGASSSSVLRRSLQTTKPAASAPRVSSLPEKEILLNLRGLGSAGNFSTFISSGCSVSSRSIRDASSMMATKQVWIRPFSSDSGDLVDAVVPFMGESITDGTLAKFLKNPGDRVEVDEPIAQIETDKVTIDVASPEAGVIKEFVAKEGETVEPGTKVAIISKSGEGVAHVAPSEKVPEKVSPKASAPEKTEEKQKPKVDTAPVTEKPKTPAPPPPKRSATEPQLPPKERERRVPMTRLRKRVATRLKDSQNTFAMLTTFNEVDMTNLMKLRSEYKDAFVEKHGVKLGLMSGFIKAAVSGLQNQPIINAVIDGDDIIYRDYIDISIAVGTPKGLVVPVIRNADKMNFAEIEKEINTLAKKANDGTISIDEMAGGSFTISNGGVYGSLLSTPIINPPQSAILGMHSIVSRPMVVGGNVVPRPMMYIALTYDHRLIDGREAVFFLRRIKDVVEDPRRLLLDI; this is translated from the exons ATGATGTTAGGAGTTTTAAGGAGACGAGTTACTACTGGAGCTTCCTCTTCTTcg gtTTTGAGGCGGTCCCTGCAGACTACTAAACCTGCTGCTTCTGCACCTAGAGTTTCTTCTCTTCCTGAGAAGGAg attttacttaatttaagAGGTTTAGGGAGTGCTGGAAACTTCAGCACCTTCATTTCATCAG GTTGCTCGGTTAGTTCAAGGTCCATAAG GGATGCTTCCAGCATGATGGCTACCAAGCAAGTGTGGATTAGGCCATTTTCTTCGGATAGTG GGGATTTGGTTGATGCTGTTGTCCCTTTTATGGGTGAATCCATAACAGATGGAACTTTGGCAAAATTCCTTAAGA ATCCTGGTGATAGAGTAGAAGTTGATGAGCCAATTGCTCAAATTGAGACAGATAAG GTGACAATTGATGTGGCCAGTCCTGAAGCAGGTGTAATTAAAGAG TTTGTGGCCAAGGAAGGGGAGACTGTGGAACCTGGTACCAAAGTTGCTATTATTTCAAAGTCTGGCGAAGGTGTAGCTCATGTTGCTCCCTCTGAAAAAGTCCCAGAGAAAGTCTCTCCTAAGGCATCTGCTCCAGAAAAGACTGAAGAGAAGCAAAAGCCTAAAGTTGATACTGCTCCTGTAACTGAGAAGCCTAAAACACCAGCACCACCACCTCCTAAACGCTCAGCAACAGAACCCCAGCTCCCTCCTAAGGAAAGGGAAAGAAGA GTTCCAATGACAAGGCTCCGAAAAAGAGTAGCAACCCGATTGAAGGACTCCCAGAACACTTTTGCTATGCTAACAACATTCAATGAAGTTGATAT GACTAACTTGATGAAGCTCCGATCTGAGTATAAGGATGCTTTTGTTGAAAAACATGGAGTTAAGTTGGGCCTTATGTCAGGATTTATAAAG GCTGCCGTAAGTGGACTCCAGAATCAACCTATTATAAATGCAGTTATAGATGGGGATGATATCATTTATAGAGATTATATAGACATCAGTATTGCTGTTGGCACTCCAAAG GGCCTTGTCGTTCCTGTTATTCGCAATGCTGATAAAATGAATTTTGCTGAGATTGAGAAGGAGATCAACACCCTTGCAAAGAAGGCTAATGATGGGACTATATCAATTGATGAGATGGCTGGAGGTTCATTTACAATATCTAATGGAGGAGTTTATGGAAGCCTCTTGAGTACACCTATCATTAACCCTCCTCAG tCGGCTATTTTGGGCATGCACTCAATAGTGTCCCGTCCAATGGTTGTTGGAGGCAATGTCGTCCCAAGGCCAATGATGTATATTGCTCTGACATATGATCATAGGCTGATCGATGGAAGAGAGGCCGTTTTCTTTTTGCGTCGTATCAAAGATGTGGTGGAGGATCCACGCAGGCTGCTGCTTGacatttga
- the LOC8266246 gene encoding glycine-rich protein 5, with protein MANMASKLFLVLLLGAFVCTSTAARNLVSEKASFEDEKFFRRPRSGGGLGGGGGGGGGFGGGGGGGLGGGGGAGGGAGGGLGGGAGGGGGFGGGGGGGLGGGSGFGGGAGGGFGGGAGAGGGLGGGAGGGGGFGGGGGGGLGGGAGGGLGGGLP; from the coding sequence ATGGCAAATATGGCTTCCAAGTTGTTTCTCGTCTTGCTTCTTGGTGCTTTTGTTTGCACTAGTACTGCTGCTAGGAATCTCGTGAGTGAGAAGGCTTCTTTTGAGGATGAAAAATTCTTTCGTCGCCCAAGATCTGGTGGGGGTCTtggaggtggaggtggtggtggtggtggtttcggcggaggtggaggtggtggGTTAGGTGGGGGTGGTGGTGCTGGAGGTGGAGCTGGGGGTGGACTCGGTGGAGGTgctggtggtggtggagggTTTGGAGGTGGGGGTGGTGGAGGATTAGGTGGTGGTTCTGGTTTTGGAGGAGGAGCCGGTGGTGGGTTTGGAGGTGGAGCTGGTGCTGGCGGTGGCCTTGGAGGAGGTGCTGGAGGTGGAGGTGGTTTTGGAGGAGGAGGTGGTGGTGGACTCGGTGGGGGAGCTGGTGGTGGACTTGGAGGTGGATTGCCTTGA
- the LOC8266245 gene encoding glycine-rich cell wall structural protein produces the protein MAKMTSKLFLVLLLGAFVCTSTAARNLVSEKASFEDEKFFRRPRSGGGLGGGGGGGFGGGGGGGLGGGGGGAGGGAGFGGGAGGGAGGGLGGGAGGGGGFGGGGGGGLGGGSGFGGGAGGGFGGGAGAGGGLGGGAGAGGGLGGGAGGGGGFGGGGGGGLGGGAGGGFGAGGGAGGGLGGGLP, from the coding sequence ATGGCAAAGATGACTTCCAAGTTGTTCCTTGTCTTGCTTCTTGGTGCTTTTGTTTGTACTAGTACTGCTGCTAGGAATCTCGTGAGTGAGAAGGCTTCTTTTGAGGATGAAAAATTCTTTCGTCGCCCAAGATCTGGTGGGGGTCTtggaggtggaggtggtggtggtttcggcggaggtggaggtggtgggttaggtggtggtggtggtggtgctgGAGGTGGAGCAGGGTTTGGTGGTGGTGCTGGAGGTGGTGCTGGGGGTGGACTTGGTGGAGGTgctggtggtggtggagggTTCggaggtggtggtggaggAGGATTAGGTGGTGGTTCTGGTTTTGGAGGAGGAGCTGGTGGCGGGTTTGGAGGcggtgctggtgctggtggTGGCCTTGGAGGcggtgctggtgctggtggTGGCCTTGGAGGCGGTGCTGGAGGTGGAGGTGGTTTTGGAGGAGGAGGTGGTGGTGGACTGGGTGGGGGAGCTGGCGGTGGGTTTGGCGCTGGTGGTGGTGCTGGTGGTGGACTTGGAGGTGGACTGCCTTGA
- the LOC8266244 gene encoding glycine-rich cell wall structural protein, whose translation MTSKLLLFLFFGALICTTNARKLITQKGSFEEQKNLFHHPGLGGGLGGGAGGGGGLGGGAGGGLGGGAGGGLGGGAGGGLGGGAGGGLGGGGGLGGGAGGGGGLGGGAGAGGGAGFGGGAGGGAGGGLGGGAGGGGGFGGGAGGGVGGGSGFGGGAGGGYGGGAGLGGGAGGGGGYGGGSGGGLGGGAGGGFGAGGGAGGGLGGGLP comes from the coding sequence ATGACTTCCaaattgcttctttttttgttttttggtgCCCTAATTTGCACCACAAATGCTAGGAAGCTCATTACTCAAAAGGGTTCTTTTGAGGAGCAGAAGAACTTGTTTCACCACCCTGGATTAGGTGGTGGGCTTGGTGGAGGAGCAGGAGGTGGTGGTGGACTTGGTGGAGGAGCAGGTGGTGGACTTGGTGGGGGAGCAGGTGGTGGACTTGGTGGGGGAGCAGGTGGTGGACTTGGTGGGGGAGCAGGTGGTGGACttggtggtggaggtggacTTGGAGGAGGAGCAGGAGGTGGAGGTGGACTCGGAGGAGGTGCAGGTGCAGGTGGTGGAGCTGGATTTGGAGGAGGTGCTGGGGGTGGAGCTGGAGGTGGTCTTGGTGGAGGTgctggtggtggtggaggaTTTGGAGGTGGAGCTGGCGGAGGAGTAGGTGGAGGATCTGGTTTTGGTGGTGGAGCAGGTGGTGGATATGGAGGTGGAGCTGGACTTGGTGGTGGAGCTGGAGGTGGAGGAGGATATGGGGGTGGTAGTGGCGGGGGACTAGGTGGTGGAGCTGGTGGAGGGTTTGGTGCTGGTGGCGGTGCTGGTGGTGGACTTGGAGGTGGATTGCCTTGA